The Rickettsiella endosymbiont of Dermanyssus gallinae genomic interval CTGTTAGCCAGAAATTATTAATAATTTCCTGTTCTATTTGTCCCGCTACCCAATTTGCATAACCTAAAGAAAAAATAAATTTCTCGGGCCCTTGTTGTTTTGCAATGGCTTGTAAAATATCTTTAGACGTCGTTACACAGATTTCGCTATTCATCTTAAGGCTAGATTGCCACTCACCACCCGGCACATGAATCACAAAGCCACGTTCGGGATGAATAGGTCCCCCACAGAGTATGGGAAAATCAGCTGTTGAAGGTGATTCCGATTTACTTCCTACAATTGCCTGCAATATTTCTGAAAGATTAACCCTAAAAGACTGTAATGGCTGATTAACGATAATTCCAACAGCACCTTTTTCATTATGTTCGCAGATATATACTACGGATCGATTAAAGTAAGGATCCGTTAAAATCGGCATTGCCACCAAAAAATGGTTTGTTAAAGAATGACTCGTCTCTATCATTAAAGCCTCTAGCTTAAAATCCGGTTAGTAATCATAGCATTAGACTCCTTATCAAACCTAGTCTAAGGCTATACCCGTGCATGTATGGTGGCGATCCAATGCTTGCTTAGACCCATCCTGCAATTGGATAACATTTTTAATAGACGTTAA includes:
- a CDS encoding YqgE/AlgH family protein, translated to MIETSHSLTNHFLVAMPILTDPYFNRSVVYICEHNEKGAVGIIVNQPLQSFRVNLSEILQAIVGSKSESPSTADFPILCGGPIHPERGFVIHVPGGEWQSSLKMNSEICVTTSKDILQAIAKQQGPEKFIFSLGYANWVAGQIEQEIINNFWLTVPADPAILFDVPFNKRWLKAINSLGIEIDKLVYSGGHA